ATTGTTTCAGAAGCAGGGTAAGCTggcttcaattaaaaaaaataaagtaaatgaGAATGTGCTTTGTTCAGTCCAAAGTTTGACATGTCATCCGAGGCGCGTCAAAGAAGCCCACCGATACTCGATGAACGTCTGCAGAGCTGCGAGGCCGAACACCAACAAATAAATCAACATCAGCTTCAACGACAACAAAATCCAAACGGACAACATCGGACTACATCGCCGCTGGTCAGGTAAACAACTACAttgagcaaaaacaaacacgcaGAATACATACCGTTGCGTGTGTGCTAGGTCCAAGACGTTTGACGCGTCGGAGCTGATTCCCGTGAAAAACGAGCTGCACACCAAGCTGGAGAGGAAGAAATCTCACTATAGTCAGGTCTCAAACACAACTTGAAATACAAACGTTCAAACTCCTTTTGTTCCCTTCAATGGTCGAACTGCCGCACACGCTTGACTAGAATTGCACAATTTCTTTTGTCTTGCAGCTGTCCAAGAGTAACTGTCAATACCATAAAATCTTCAAGGAGATCAGCAAAGACGAGCAACTCGGGCAAAGTTAGTTCAACTTTGTTTCCATTTGCGAATGTTAAGCTGACAGAATTGTCGTTCCGTCTTCAGGTTACACGTGCGCGCTACAGAAGGACATCTTGTACCAGGGCCGGATGTTTGTCTCCGACCACTGGATCTGCTTCCACTCCAAAGTCTTTGGGAAAGACACCAAGGTTCAAAAATTCCATTGCTGCCTTGATCTGTTCCATTAGAATTTTGTCACATGAATCTCAATTCTGGTCACTATTGAGAACTGAAAAAAATCTGAGACGGTTCCTGCTGTTGTTCTTGAGATTCTTGGGTCACCTTGTTTCAAAATGTCGTCTGGTCATCTATCACTTTGACCAGATCGCCATCCCGGTCATCTCGGTCACCCACGTCAAGAAGACCAAGACGGCCCTCTTGGTGCCCAACGCTGTGGTGATTTCCACAGCAAGCGACAGAGTAAGGCGGAGCAAATCACCATCACCGATGTTCCGTGTCGGACAAACTGTGACTTCATCTTCTTTACAGTATGTCTTTGTGTCCTTCCTGGCCCGCGACAACACCTACAAGTTCCTCATGTCCGTCTGTCTTCACTTGGAGGTGAGTTTTCCAGGTCGTAATGTTAATACTGACCAATCCTCTTTTACGGAGAAATCGTCGACGCTTCCGCTGTAGTTGGAACACGTGAGGTGTGTGCTGGAAATGAAGTTGCTAATTAAGATGAAGTGCCCTTGATGGAAATTGAAATTCGTCAACATCGGGAAGTGGCTAATTGAGTTGCTTAATTTAATGGATTGTGAACTGGATCTCCTGCGCTCATGTTAGCTTGCGAGCTAGCCATTAGGTTTGGCTAAATTGCAATGATTCAATGGGAAAATTCTGAAGCAAatattaaatggaaaaaaaatactcgtAAGGATGCCAACCTGAGTGGGAGTGGCCACTCCTGATGGCACTCACAAGGCCACACCCCTTAAAGGCACAAGTCAGCAGACAAACGTGGGTGAGACTCTAATTCATCCCTAATGTTTGCTGATAAAGGATCCGTGCAACAGCTCCATTCCGTCTTCACCCCAAATCACCTTCCGAGGTCGGACATCGCCTCGCACGCCGCGTTTCCCACTGGTCAgcagcacacgcacacacaaaaacaactcaCACGCAAGCTTCCCGTTTGACCTGGCTTCATATCCGTCAGAGTTTCCACGCTGACTTTGCCGAACTGAACGGAACGCTGCTGCGGAGTAGGCAGGACACGGAGGAAAGCAGCACTTCCGATTCCCAGACGCCAGATGACGACAAGGTGGCAGGTATCTTGGCCAATCAGATCCACAAGAACAAGAACTGTTGTAAGAATAACCACAACATCCCATATCATACAATTCCCAGCAGAATTCCATCACAGTTCTTCTCAAACTACTCTTTCATCCGATATAATTCCCTGCCGGAAAATCCTTCTAGCTGGATTTCCCTCTATCATTCCCATCTCTTCTTGCAGTCTATCCCGTTCCTCCCTTCCTGGAGGCATTGAAGTGCAGTGATGTCTCTCCACTTCCTGAACATCAGCACCAAGTAAAGAACCTTCTTCATCCCAAACATTCCAAGATTCCCAAGCAGGAAACCAAGCAGCATGGTTTGGACGTGAAGCGAGAGGATGTCAGAAGTAGACAAACGCTCTCCCTCAACACTCTACTGTGTGTTTACCTATTTTTGTgagtatctgtgtgtgtgtttcactcCCAAAAACTATACAACATTCTGAcacgtatatgtgtgtgtgtgtgtgtgtgtgtgtgtgtgtgtagggtatGCATTTTGATGCTGTCGTCGTGCTTCCTGACCGTCAAGATGCTTTCCTTGGAGCATCGATTGGCAACGCTCGGCCCTGTCACGGAATTGGCTCAACCGGAGTGAGTTCACATGACTAGCGGTTGGCTAGCTTTAGCATGAGGATAACATCTCAATGCACCCATTGATTTCCCAGTACTGATCTATTtcgtgatttttaaaaaaaatgtatctaCTATACAAGCCACGTTATCATACGACTGATCTTAGAAGGATTAGCATCTCGCATATTAGCATATTGATggtatttgttttccttttctgcAGCGACTTCCTGCAAAATAGTGACGATGTCAACAGGGAACTTTTCTCTGAACTACTGAGCCTCAACCTCAAGAAGTTGGAAAAGGTCTTAACTTGGAACCAACCAATCAGCTTTCACTCACATATGTGATATGACTTCGTGACCAATCGAACACAATTGGCAGCTAATGACGACAAAGTGAAACCAAACACCAGCTCACGCTCATTAAGATTTTACAGATAGTTGATCCGCTGGTCAACATAAACTATTTAACGTCAGCTAGAAGCTAGCTACAATAGTCAGTTGGTGGTTTAAAAATAGATGGCTAGTAGCTAGCTACTTAAGCATATTGGCAGTGCAGAGGAGATGGATTAGCAGCTAGTAGCTAGCCACATTAGCATTTTGTTTCATATTTGAAGGACAAGATCCTCAAAGCTAGACACGTTAgcattttgttttataattaAAGGACTAAAAATTTTACAGCAGGTAGATTAGTTGATAGTTTAGAATAGACAAAGTAGCAGCCAGCTCAATTAGCATGTAGAGCTACAATGGCATGTGGGTGTAAAagcttgtgttttgttgtgtttcAGGTGCAGAAGAATCTTCAAAGACTTTTGGATGAAGCCGTCTGATGATTTTTTTAACtctgtaaatatttatataatgTAAAACTATAAAAATACTATGTACAGCACTGGAAAGATTAAGaaaccaaaaaaacattttgccttTTTGGGGAACTTTTACTATTTCtcaacaaatgactgaatttgaaTTTGGACTATGTGAGCTATGTTGTCAGTATTTTCTTTGAATTATAAAGGCTAATTTAACCTATGAATAGTGAAAGTGATTATTTTGTAGCAGTataatttgtttgaaaaaatgaatgaattgtgCAATGTGCTTGTCACTTAAAAGG
This portion of the Syngnathus scovelli strain Florida chromosome 3, RoL_Ssco_1.2, whole genome shotgun sequence genome encodes:
- the LOC125994080 gene encoding GRAM domain-containing protein 2B isoform X1, coding for MTDTGTPLEEDDSSGTGAGTNRRDLNKDNHPIGSPKFDMSSEARQRSPPILDERLQSCEAEHQQINQHQLQRQQNPNGQHRTTSPLVRSKTFDASELIPVKNELHTKLERKKSHYSQLSKSNCQYHKIFKEISKDEQLGQSYTCALQKDILYQGRMFVSDHWICFHSKVFGKDTKIAIPVISVTHVKKTKTALLVPNAVVISTASDRYVFVSFLARDNTYKFLMSVCLHLEDPCNSSIPSSPQITFRGRTSPRTPRFPLSFHADFAELNGTLLRSRQDTEESSTSDSQTPDDDKVAGILANQIHKNKNCFYPVPPFLEALKCSDVSPLPEHQHQVKNLLHPKHSKIPKQETKQHGLDVKREDVRSRQTLSLNTLLCVYLFLVCILMLSSCFLTVKMLSLEHRLATLGPVTELAQPDDFLQNSDDVNRELFSELLSLNLKKLEKVLTWNQPISFHSHM
- the LOC125994080 gene encoding GRAM domain-containing protein 2B isoform X2, with the protein product MTDTGTPLEEDDSSGTGAGTNRRDLNKDNHPIGSPKFDMSSEARQRSPPILDERLQSCEAEHQQINQHQLQRQQNPNGQHRTTSPLVRSKTFDASELIPVKNELHTKLERKKSHYSQLSKSNCQYHKIFKEISKDEQLGQSYTCALQKDILYQGRMFVSDHWICFHSKVFGKDTKIAIPVISVTHVKKTKTALLVPNAVVISTASDRYVFVSFLARDNTYKFLMSVCLHLEDPCNSSIPSSPQITFRGRTSPRTPRFPLSFHADFAELNGTLLRSRQDTEESSTSDSQTPDDDKVAGILANQIHKNKNCFYPVPPFLEALKCSDVSPLPEHQHQVKNLLHPKHSKIPKQETKQHGLDVKREDVRSRQTLSLNTLLCVYLFLVCILMLSSCFLTVKMLSLEHRLATLGPVTELAQPDDFLQNSDDVNRELFSELLSLNLKKLEKVQKNLQRLLDEAV
- the LOC125994080 gene encoding GRAM domain-containing protein 2B isoform X3, which encodes MTDTGTPLEEDDSSGTGAGTNRRDLNKDNHPIGSPKFDMSSEARQRSPPILDERLQSCEAEHQQINQHQLQRQQNPNGQHRTTSPLVRSKTFDASELIPVKNELHTKLERKKSHYSQLSKSNCQYHKIFKEISKDEQLGQSYTCALQKDILYQGRMFVSDHWICFHSKVFGKDTKIAIPVISVTHVKKTKTALLVPNAVVISTASDRYVFVSFLARDNTYKFLMSVCLHLEDPCNSSIPSSPQITFRGRTSPRTPRFPLSFHADFAELNGTLLRSRQDTEESSTSDSQTPDDDKVAVYPVPPFLEALKCSDVSPLPEHQHQVKNLLHPKHSKIPKQETKQHGLDVKREDVRSRQTLSLNTLLCVYLFLVCILMLSSCFLTVKMLSLEHRLATLGPVTELAQPDDFLQNSDDVNRELFSELLSLNLKKLEKVLTWNQPISFHSHM
- the LOC125994080 gene encoding GRAM domain-containing protein 2B isoform X4, whose amino-acid sequence is MTDTGTPLEEDDSSGTGAGTNRRDLNKDNHPIGSPKFDMSSEARQRSPPILDERLQSCEAEHQQINQHQLQRQQNPNGQHRTTSPLVRSKTFDASELIPVKNELHTKLERKKSHYSQLSKSNCQYHKIFKEISKDEQLGQSYTCALQKDILYQGRMFVSDHWICFHSKVFGKDTKIAIPVISVTHVKKTKTALLVPNAVVISTASDRYVFVSFLARDNTYKFLMSVCLHLEDPCNSSIPSSPQITFRGRTSPRTPRFPLSFHADFAELNGTLLRSRQDTEESSTSDSQTPDDDKVAVYPVPPFLEALKCSDVSPLPEHQHQVKNLLHPKHSKIPKQETKQHGLDVKREDVRSRQTLSLNTLLCVYLFLVCILMLSSCFLTVKMLSLEHRLATLGPVTELAQPDDFLQNSDDVNRELFSELLSLNLKKLEKVQKNLQRLLDEAV